From Desmodus rotundus isolate HL8 chromosome 10, HLdesRot8A.1, whole genome shotgun sequence, one genomic window encodes:
- the ZXDC gene encoding zinc finger protein ZXDC isoform X9: MDLPALVAAPTPRGAQHGGGPGRLRRGPGPPPSADPACRHLLLLRGPEDDGSGPLRWEARAAADPGPSQATLEDGGDSFLVLLEVPRGVAAETFGRREAESGAGSSPAGRPQQGSSGAAAIPGPGGALTNTVTLSSQDLVVRFDHGVFTLATAQPPPLAPPSRGQPPQPCEESASRAEGRRGTPGPGALGYRCPEPQCALSFAKKHQLKVHLLTHGGSQGRRPFKCPLDGCGWAFTTSYKLKRHLQSHDKLRPFGCPVGGCGKKFTTVYNLKAHMKGHEQENLFKCEVCAERFPTQAKLSSHQRSHFEPERPYKCDFPGCEKTFITVSALFSHNRAHFREQELFSCSFPGCSKQYDKACRLKIHLRSHTGERPFICDSDSCGWTFTSMSKLLRHKRKHDDDRRFTCPVEGCGKSFTRAEHLKGHSITHLGTKPFECPVEGHKLPRTPLLLLSLWCRPPTVENQGMKEGCCARFSARSSLYIHSKKHLQDVGVPKSRCPVSSCNRLFTSKHSMKAHVVRQHSRHPDLFPQLGAPSSLPLCELGSPGQSELNNIDLAVLFSDAPADGGSAAGASGEALTPGILTIDVTSVSSSLGETIPNNSSLGPMDPLVLVAHNDIPPSLDSPLVLGTSATVLQQSNFNMDDIQTVSAGGLGCLGALPVKNLSQGPRSLTSSNSLAVNTTTLTSSSNPPGNTSVPELLASIKVEPDLPPGPEAVRQQKQSREVPRPVFSSPPEKHSRQRDTGLNAGTGNFYLLSDIGLPQFSEHRWCMVNGLQESGGSARTDSRAIQLVKKKKQKGTGSNAG, translated from the exons ATGGATCTCCCGGCGCTAGTCGCTGCCCCGACCCCTCGCGGAGCCCAACATGGCGGCGGTCCTGGCCGACTCCGCCGAGGTCCCGGGCCTCCGCCCAGCGCGGACCCCGCGTGCCGCCACCTGCTGCTCCTGCGTGGTCCTGAGGACGATGGGTCCGGACCGCTGCGATGGGAGGCCCGGGCGGCGGCGGACCCTGGGCCAAGCCAGGCGACCCTCGAGGATGGCGGTGACTCCTTCTTGGTGCTGCTGGAAGTGCCGCGCGGCGTCGCGGCCGAGACTTTTGGGCGACGAGAGGCTGAGTCTGGCGCGGGCTCGAGTCCTGCAGGCCGTCCTCAGCAGGGCTCCAGCGGCGCGGCTGCCATCCCCGGGCCTGGCGGGGCCCTCACGAACACAGTCACTCTCAGCAGCCAGGACTTGGTCGTGCGTTTCGACCACGGAGTCTTCACGCTGGCCACCGCGCAGCCGCCGCCACTGGCCCCGCCATCCCGGGGCCAGCCCCCGCAGCCATGCGAGGAGTCTGCGAGCCGAGCGGAGGGCCGCCGCGGGACCCCGGGTCCCGGCGCGCTCGGCTACCGCTGCCCTGAGCCGCAGTGCGCGCTTTCCTTCGCCAAGAAGCATCAGCTTAAGGTGCACCTACTGACACACGGAGGCAGCCAGGGCCGGCGACCCTTCAAATGCCCCCTGGACGGCTGCGGCTGGGCCTTCACCACCTCCTATAAACTCAAGCGACATCTGCAGTCGCACGACAAACTGCGGCCTTTCGGCTGCCCGGTGGGTGGCTGCGGCAAGAAGTTCACCACTGTGTACAACCTCAAAGCGCACATGAAGGGCCACGAGCAGGAGAACTTGTTCAAGTGTGAGGTGTGCGCCGAGCGCTTCCCCACTCAGGCCAAGCTCAGCTCCCACCAGCGCAGCCACTTCGAGCCCGAGCGGCCCTACAAGTGTGATTTTCCCG GCTGTGAGAAGACCTTCATCACAGTGAGTGCTCTGTTTTCCCATAACCGTGCCCACTTCAGAGAACAGGAGCTCTTTTCCTGCTCCTTTCCTGGTTGCAGCAAACAGTATGACAAAGCCTGCCGCCTGAAAATTCACCTGAGAAGTCATACAG gtGAAAGACCTTTTATTTGTGACTCTGACAGTTGTGGCTGGACCTTTACCAGCATGTCTAAACTCCTGAGGCACAAAAG GAAACATGATGACGACCGGAGGTTTACCTGCCCTGTTGAAGGCTGTGGGAAGTCATTCACCAGAGCAGAGCATCTGAAAGGCCACAGTATCACCCACTTGGGCACAAAACCATTTGAGTGTCCTGTGGAAG GTCACAAGCTGCCAAGAACCCCGCTTCTCCTTCTGTCCCTGTGGTGCAGACCTCCAACAGTGGAAAATCAAGGCATGAAGGAAG GGTGCTGTGCCCGGTTCTCTGCTCGTAGCAGTCTCTACATTCACTCCAAGAAACACCTGCAGGATGTGGGTGTTCCAAAAAGCCGTTGCCCGGTCTCCAGCTGTAATAGACTGTTCACCTCCAAGCATAGCATGAAGGCACATGTCGTCAGGCAGCACAGCCGGCACCCAG ATCTCTTCCCTCAGCTAGGAGCTCCAAGTTCTCTTCCACTCTGTGAACTCGGAAGCCCAGGCCAAAGTGAGCTTAACAACATAGACCTGGCAGTACTCTTCTCTGATGCACCTGCTGATGGTGGTAGTGCAGCAGGGGCCTCGGGCGAGGCACTGACCCCTGGAATCCTGACTATTGATGTGACTTCTGTGAGCTCCTCTCTCGGAGAGACCATCCCTAATAATAGTTCCTTAGGGCCGATGGACCCACTGGTCTTGGTGGCTCACAATGACATTCCTCCAAGCCTGGACAGCCCTCTTGTTCTTGGGACATCAGCCACAGTTCTTCAGCAAAGCAACTTCAATATGGATGATATCCAGACTGTAAGTGCAGGAGGATTAGGCTGTCTGGGAGCTCTGCCTGTCAAGAACTTGAGTCAGGGCCCACGGTCTTTGACCTCCAGCAACAGTTTAGCAGTAAACACCACCACACTGACCTCTTCAAGCAACCCCCCAGGGAACACCAGTGTCCCAGAACTGCTGGCTTCAATCAAAGTGGAACCAGACTTACCTCCTGGCCCTGAAGCTGTCAGGCAGCAAAAACAAAGCAGAGAGGTGCCCCGGCCTGTGTTCTCCAGTCCTCCAGAAAAGCACAGTCGTCAGAGAGACACAGGGCTCAATGCAGGGACTGGCAACTTTTATTTG
- the ZXDC gene encoding zinc finger protein ZXDC isoform X10: MDLPALVAAPTPRGAQHGGGPGRLRRGPGPPPSADPACRHLLLLRGPEDDGSGPLRWEARAAADPGPSQATLEDGGDSFLVLLEVPRGVAAETFGRREAESGAGSSPAGRPQQGSSGAAAIPGPGGALTNTVTLSSQDLVVRFDHGVFTLATAQPPPLAPPSRGQPPQPCEESASRAEGRRGTPGPGALGYRCPEPQCALSFAKKHQLKVHLLTHGGSQGRRPFKCPLDGCGWAFTTSYKLKRHLQSHDKLRPFGCPVGGCGKKFTTVYNLKAHMKGHEQENLFKCEVCAERFPTQAKLSSHQRSHFEPERPYKCDFPGCEKTFITVSALFSHNRAHFREQELFSCSFPGCSKQYDKACRLKIHLRSHTGERPFICDSDSCGWTFTSMSKLLRHKRKHDDDRRFTCPVEGCGKSFTRAEHLKGHSITHLGTKPFECPVEGHKLPRTPLLLLSLWCRPPTVENQGMKEGCCARFSARSSLYIHSKKHLQDVGVPKSRCPVSSCNRLFTSKHSMKAHVVRQHSRHPDLFPQLGAPSSLPLCELGSPGQSELNNIDLAVLFSDAPADGGSAAGASGEALTPGILTIDVTSVSSSLGETIPNNSSLGPMDPLVLVAHNDIPPSLDSPLVLGTSATVLQQSNFNMDDIQTVSAGGLGCLGALPVKNLSQGPRSLTSSNSLAVNTTTLTSSSNPPGNTSVPELLASIKVEPDLPPGPEAVRQQKQSREVPRPVFSSPPEKHSRQRDTGLNAGTGNFYLESGGSARTDSRAIQLVKKKKQKGTGSNAG; the protein is encoded by the exons ATGGATCTCCCGGCGCTAGTCGCTGCCCCGACCCCTCGCGGAGCCCAACATGGCGGCGGTCCTGGCCGACTCCGCCGAGGTCCCGGGCCTCCGCCCAGCGCGGACCCCGCGTGCCGCCACCTGCTGCTCCTGCGTGGTCCTGAGGACGATGGGTCCGGACCGCTGCGATGGGAGGCCCGGGCGGCGGCGGACCCTGGGCCAAGCCAGGCGACCCTCGAGGATGGCGGTGACTCCTTCTTGGTGCTGCTGGAAGTGCCGCGCGGCGTCGCGGCCGAGACTTTTGGGCGACGAGAGGCTGAGTCTGGCGCGGGCTCGAGTCCTGCAGGCCGTCCTCAGCAGGGCTCCAGCGGCGCGGCTGCCATCCCCGGGCCTGGCGGGGCCCTCACGAACACAGTCACTCTCAGCAGCCAGGACTTGGTCGTGCGTTTCGACCACGGAGTCTTCACGCTGGCCACCGCGCAGCCGCCGCCACTGGCCCCGCCATCCCGGGGCCAGCCCCCGCAGCCATGCGAGGAGTCTGCGAGCCGAGCGGAGGGCCGCCGCGGGACCCCGGGTCCCGGCGCGCTCGGCTACCGCTGCCCTGAGCCGCAGTGCGCGCTTTCCTTCGCCAAGAAGCATCAGCTTAAGGTGCACCTACTGACACACGGAGGCAGCCAGGGCCGGCGACCCTTCAAATGCCCCCTGGACGGCTGCGGCTGGGCCTTCACCACCTCCTATAAACTCAAGCGACATCTGCAGTCGCACGACAAACTGCGGCCTTTCGGCTGCCCGGTGGGTGGCTGCGGCAAGAAGTTCACCACTGTGTACAACCTCAAAGCGCACATGAAGGGCCACGAGCAGGAGAACTTGTTCAAGTGTGAGGTGTGCGCCGAGCGCTTCCCCACTCAGGCCAAGCTCAGCTCCCACCAGCGCAGCCACTTCGAGCCCGAGCGGCCCTACAAGTGTGATTTTCCCG GCTGTGAGAAGACCTTCATCACAGTGAGTGCTCTGTTTTCCCATAACCGTGCCCACTTCAGAGAACAGGAGCTCTTTTCCTGCTCCTTTCCTGGTTGCAGCAAACAGTATGACAAAGCCTGCCGCCTGAAAATTCACCTGAGAAGTCATACAG gtGAAAGACCTTTTATTTGTGACTCTGACAGTTGTGGCTGGACCTTTACCAGCATGTCTAAACTCCTGAGGCACAAAAG GAAACATGATGACGACCGGAGGTTTACCTGCCCTGTTGAAGGCTGTGGGAAGTCATTCACCAGAGCAGAGCATCTGAAAGGCCACAGTATCACCCACTTGGGCACAAAACCATTTGAGTGTCCTGTGGAAG GTCACAAGCTGCCAAGAACCCCGCTTCTCCTTCTGTCCCTGTGGTGCAGACCTCCAACAGTGGAAAATCAAGGCATGAAGGAAG GGTGCTGTGCCCGGTTCTCTGCTCGTAGCAGTCTCTACATTCACTCCAAGAAACACCTGCAGGATGTGGGTGTTCCAAAAAGCCGTTGCCCGGTCTCCAGCTGTAATAGACTGTTCACCTCCAAGCATAGCATGAAGGCACATGTCGTCAGGCAGCACAGCCGGCACCCAG ATCTCTTCCCTCAGCTAGGAGCTCCAAGTTCTCTTCCACTCTGTGAACTCGGAAGCCCAGGCCAAAGTGAGCTTAACAACATAGACCTGGCAGTACTCTTCTCTGATGCACCTGCTGATGGTGGTAGTGCAGCAGGGGCCTCGGGCGAGGCACTGACCCCTGGAATCCTGACTATTGATGTGACTTCTGTGAGCTCCTCTCTCGGAGAGACCATCCCTAATAATAGTTCCTTAGGGCCGATGGACCCACTGGTCTTGGTGGCTCACAATGACATTCCTCCAAGCCTGGACAGCCCTCTTGTTCTTGGGACATCAGCCACAGTTCTTCAGCAAAGCAACTTCAATATGGATGATATCCAGACTGTAAGTGCAGGAGGATTAGGCTGTCTGGGAGCTCTGCCTGTCAAGAACTTGAGTCAGGGCCCACGGTCTTTGACCTCCAGCAACAGTTTAGCAGTAAACACCACCACACTGACCTCTTCAAGCAACCCCCCAGGGAACACCAGTGTCCCAGAACTGCTGGCTTCAATCAAAGTGGAACCAGACTTACCTCCTGGCCCTGAAGCTGTCAGGCAGCAAAAACAAAGCAGAGAGGTGCCCCGGCCTGTGTTCTCCAGTCCTCCAGAAAAGCACAGTCGTCAGAGAGACACAGGGCTCAATGCAGGGACTGGCAACTTTTATTTG
- the ZXDC gene encoding zinc finger protein ZXDC isoform X7: MDLPALVAAPTPRGAQHGGGPGRLRRGPGPPPSADPACRHLLLLRGPEDDGSGPLRWEARAAADPGPSQATLEDGGDSFLVLLEVPRGVAAETFGRREAESGAGSSPAGRPQQGSSGAAAIPGPGGALTNTVTLSSQDLVVRFDHGVFTLATAQPPPLAPPSRGQPPQPCEESASRAEGRRGTPGPGALGYRCPEPQCALSFAKKHQLKVHLLTHGGSQGRRPFKCPLDGCGWAFTTSYKLKRHLQSHDKLRPFGCPVGGCGKKFTTVYNLKAHMKGHEQENLFKCEVCAERFPTQAKLSSHQRSHFEPERPYKCDFPGCEKTFITVSALFSHNRAHFREQELFSCSFPGCSKQYDKACRLKIHLRSHTGERPFICDSDSCGWTFTSMSKLLRHKRKHDDDRRFTCPVEGCGKSFTRAEHLKGHSITHLGTKPFECPVEGHKLPRTPLLLLSLWCRPPTVENQGMKEGCCARFSARSSLYIHSKKHLQDVGVPKSRCPVSSCNRLFTSKHSMKAHVVRQHSRHPDLFPQLGAPSSLPLCELGSPGQSELNNIDLAVLFSDAPADGGSAAGASGEALTPGILTIDVTSVSSSLGETIPNNSSLGPMDPLVLVAHNDIPPSLDSPLVLGTSATVLQQSNFNMDDIQTVSAGGLGCLGALPVKNLSQGPRSLTSSNSLAVNTTTLTSSSNPPGNTSVPELLASIKVEPDLPPGPEAVRQQKQSREVPRPVFSSPPEKHSRQRDTGLNAGTGNFYLESGGSARTDSRAIQLVKKKKQKGTGSNAASPPRGNHFQHFHLKHFTICINYTYYLILKK; this comes from the exons ATGGATCTCCCGGCGCTAGTCGCTGCCCCGACCCCTCGCGGAGCCCAACATGGCGGCGGTCCTGGCCGACTCCGCCGAGGTCCCGGGCCTCCGCCCAGCGCGGACCCCGCGTGCCGCCACCTGCTGCTCCTGCGTGGTCCTGAGGACGATGGGTCCGGACCGCTGCGATGGGAGGCCCGGGCGGCGGCGGACCCTGGGCCAAGCCAGGCGACCCTCGAGGATGGCGGTGACTCCTTCTTGGTGCTGCTGGAAGTGCCGCGCGGCGTCGCGGCCGAGACTTTTGGGCGACGAGAGGCTGAGTCTGGCGCGGGCTCGAGTCCTGCAGGCCGTCCTCAGCAGGGCTCCAGCGGCGCGGCTGCCATCCCCGGGCCTGGCGGGGCCCTCACGAACACAGTCACTCTCAGCAGCCAGGACTTGGTCGTGCGTTTCGACCACGGAGTCTTCACGCTGGCCACCGCGCAGCCGCCGCCACTGGCCCCGCCATCCCGGGGCCAGCCCCCGCAGCCATGCGAGGAGTCTGCGAGCCGAGCGGAGGGCCGCCGCGGGACCCCGGGTCCCGGCGCGCTCGGCTACCGCTGCCCTGAGCCGCAGTGCGCGCTTTCCTTCGCCAAGAAGCATCAGCTTAAGGTGCACCTACTGACACACGGAGGCAGCCAGGGCCGGCGACCCTTCAAATGCCCCCTGGACGGCTGCGGCTGGGCCTTCACCACCTCCTATAAACTCAAGCGACATCTGCAGTCGCACGACAAACTGCGGCCTTTCGGCTGCCCGGTGGGTGGCTGCGGCAAGAAGTTCACCACTGTGTACAACCTCAAAGCGCACATGAAGGGCCACGAGCAGGAGAACTTGTTCAAGTGTGAGGTGTGCGCCGAGCGCTTCCCCACTCAGGCCAAGCTCAGCTCCCACCAGCGCAGCCACTTCGAGCCCGAGCGGCCCTACAAGTGTGATTTTCCCG GCTGTGAGAAGACCTTCATCACAGTGAGTGCTCTGTTTTCCCATAACCGTGCCCACTTCAGAGAACAGGAGCTCTTTTCCTGCTCCTTTCCTGGTTGCAGCAAACAGTATGACAAAGCCTGCCGCCTGAAAATTCACCTGAGAAGTCATACAG gtGAAAGACCTTTTATTTGTGACTCTGACAGTTGTGGCTGGACCTTTACCAGCATGTCTAAACTCCTGAGGCACAAAAG GAAACATGATGACGACCGGAGGTTTACCTGCCCTGTTGAAGGCTGTGGGAAGTCATTCACCAGAGCAGAGCATCTGAAAGGCCACAGTATCACCCACTTGGGCACAAAACCATTTGAGTGTCCTGTGGAAG GTCACAAGCTGCCAAGAACCCCGCTTCTCCTTCTGTCCCTGTGGTGCAGACCTCCAACAGTGGAAAATCAAGGCATGAAGGAAG GGTGCTGTGCCCGGTTCTCTGCTCGTAGCAGTCTCTACATTCACTCCAAGAAACACCTGCAGGATGTGGGTGTTCCAAAAAGCCGTTGCCCGGTCTCCAGCTGTAATAGACTGTTCACCTCCAAGCATAGCATGAAGGCACATGTCGTCAGGCAGCACAGCCGGCACCCAG ATCTCTTCCCTCAGCTAGGAGCTCCAAGTTCTCTTCCACTCTGTGAACTCGGAAGCCCAGGCCAAAGTGAGCTTAACAACATAGACCTGGCAGTACTCTTCTCTGATGCACCTGCTGATGGTGGTAGTGCAGCAGGGGCCTCGGGCGAGGCACTGACCCCTGGAATCCTGACTATTGATGTGACTTCTGTGAGCTCCTCTCTCGGAGAGACCATCCCTAATAATAGTTCCTTAGGGCCGATGGACCCACTGGTCTTGGTGGCTCACAATGACATTCCTCCAAGCCTGGACAGCCCTCTTGTTCTTGGGACATCAGCCACAGTTCTTCAGCAAAGCAACTTCAATATGGATGATATCCAGACTGTAAGTGCAGGAGGATTAGGCTGTCTGGGAGCTCTGCCTGTCAAGAACTTGAGTCAGGGCCCACGGTCTTTGACCTCCAGCAACAGTTTAGCAGTAAACACCACCACACTGACCTCTTCAAGCAACCCCCCAGGGAACACCAGTGTCCCAGAACTGCTGGCTTCAATCAAAGTGGAACCAGACTTACCTCCTGGCCCTGAAGCTGTCAGGCAGCAAAAACAAAGCAGAGAGGTGCCCCGGCCTGTGTTCTCCAGTCCTCCAGAAAAGCACAGTCGTCAGAGAGACACAGGGCTCAATGCAGGGACTGGCAACTTTTATTTG
- the ZXDC gene encoding zinc finger protein ZXDC isoform X6, translating into MDLPALVAAPTPRGAQHGGGPGRLRRGPGPPPSADPACRHLLLLRGPEDDGSGPLRWEARAAADPGPSQATLEDGGDSFLVLLEVPRGVAAETFGRREAESGAGSSPAGRPQQGSSGAAAIPGPGGALTNTVTLSSQDLVVRFDHGVFTLATAQPPPLAPPSRGQPPQPCEESASRAEGRRGTPGPGALGYRCPEPQCALSFAKKHQLKVHLLTHGGSQGRRPFKCPLDGCGWAFTTSYKLKRHLQSHDKLRPFGCPVGGCGKKFTTVYNLKAHMKGHEQENLFKCEVCAERFPTQAKLSSHQRSHFEPERPYKCDFPGCEKTFITVSALFSHNRAHFREQELFSCSFPGCSKQYDKACRLKIHLRSHTGERPFICDSDSCGWTFTSMSKLLRHKRKHDDDRRFTCPVEGCGKSFTRAEHLKGHSITHLGTKPFECPVEGHKLPRTPLLLLSLWCRPPTVENQGMKEGCCARFSARSSLYIHSKKHLQDVGVPKSRCPVSSCNRLFTSKHSMKAHVVRQHSRHPDLFPQLGAPSSLPLCELGSPGQSELNNIDLAVLFSDAPADGGSAAGASGEALTPGILTIDVTSVSSSLGETIPNNSSLGPMDPLVLVAHNDIPPSLDSPLVLGTSATVLQQSNFNMDDIQTVSAGGLGCLGALPVKNLSQGPRSLTSSNSLAVNTTTLTSSSNPPGNTSVPELLASIKVEPDLPPGPEAVRQQKQSREVPRPVFSSPPEKHSRQRDTGLNAGTGNFYLLSDIGLPQFSEHRWCMVNGLQESGGSARTDSRAIQLVKKKKQKGTGSNAGGASCSRRGRWA; encoded by the exons ATGGATCTCCCGGCGCTAGTCGCTGCCCCGACCCCTCGCGGAGCCCAACATGGCGGCGGTCCTGGCCGACTCCGCCGAGGTCCCGGGCCTCCGCCCAGCGCGGACCCCGCGTGCCGCCACCTGCTGCTCCTGCGTGGTCCTGAGGACGATGGGTCCGGACCGCTGCGATGGGAGGCCCGGGCGGCGGCGGACCCTGGGCCAAGCCAGGCGACCCTCGAGGATGGCGGTGACTCCTTCTTGGTGCTGCTGGAAGTGCCGCGCGGCGTCGCGGCCGAGACTTTTGGGCGACGAGAGGCTGAGTCTGGCGCGGGCTCGAGTCCTGCAGGCCGTCCTCAGCAGGGCTCCAGCGGCGCGGCTGCCATCCCCGGGCCTGGCGGGGCCCTCACGAACACAGTCACTCTCAGCAGCCAGGACTTGGTCGTGCGTTTCGACCACGGAGTCTTCACGCTGGCCACCGCGCAGCCGCCGCCACTGGCCCCGCCATCCCGGGGCCAGCCCCCGCAGCCATGCGAGGAGTCTGCGAGCCGAGCGGAGGGCCGCCGCGGGACCCCGGGTCCCGGCGCGCTCGGCTACCGCTGCCCTGAGCCGCAGTGCGCGCTTTCCTTCGCCAAGAAGCATCAGCTTAAGGTGCACCTACTGACACACGGAGGCAGCCAGGGCCGGCGACCCTTCAAATGCCCCCTGGACGGCTGCGGCTGGGCCTTCACCACCTCCTATAAACTCAAGCGACATCTGCAGTCGCACGACAAACTGCGGCCTTTCGGCTGCCCGGTGGGTGGCTGCGGCAAGAAGTTCACCACTGTGTACAACCTCAAAGCGCACATGAAGGGCCACGAGCAGGAGAACTTGTTCAAGTGTGAGGTGTGCGCCGAGCGCTTCCCCACTCAGGCCAAGCTCAGCTCCCACCAGCGCAGCCACTTCGAGCCCGAGCGGCCCTACAAGTGTGATTTTCCCG GCTGTGAGAAGACCTTCATCACAGTGAGTGCTCTGTTTTCCCATAACCGTGCCCACTTCAGAGAACAGGAGCTCTTTTCCTGCTCCTTTCCTGGTTGCAGCAAACAGTATGACAAAGCCTGCCGCCTGAAAATTCACCTGAGAAGTCATACAG gtGAAAGACCTTTTATTTGTGACTCTGACAGTTGTGGCTGGACCTTTACCAGCATGTCTAAACTCCTGAGGCACAAAAG GAAACATGATGACGACCGGAGGTTTACCTGCCCTGTTGAAGGCTGTGGGAAGTCATTCACCAGAGCAGAGCATCTGAAAGGCCACAGTATCACCCACTTGGGCACAAAACCATTTGAGTGTCCTGTGGAAG GTCACAAGCTGCCAAGAACCCCGCTTCTCCTTCTGTCCCTGTGGTGCAGACCTCCAACAGTGGAAAATCAAGGCATGAAGGAAG GGTGCTGTGCCCGGTTCTCTGCTCGTAGCAGTCTCTACATTCACTCCAAGAAACACCTGCAGGATGTGGGTGTTCCAAAAAGCCGTTGCCCGGTCTCCAGCTGTAATAGACTGTTCACCTCCAAGCATAGCATGAAGGCACATGTCGTCAGGCAGCACAGCCGGCACCCAG ATCTCTTCCCTCAGCTAGGAGCTCCAAGTTCTCTTCCACTCTGTGAACTCGGAAGCCCAGGCCAAAGTGAGCTTAACAACATAGACCTGGCAGTACTCTTCTCTGATGCACCTGCTGATGGTGGTAGTGCAGCAGGGGCCTCGGGCGAGGCACTGACCCCTGGAATCCTGACTATTGATGTGACTTCTGTGAGCTCCTCTCTCGGAGAGACCATCCCTAATAATAGTTCCTTAGGGCCGATGGACCCACTGGTCTTGGTGGCTCACAATGACATTCCTCCAAGCCTGGACAGCCCTCTTGTTCTTGGGACATCAGCCACAGTTCTTCAGCAAAGCAACTTCAATATGGATGATATCCAGACTGTAAGTGCAGGAGGATTAGGCTGTCTGGGAGCTCTGCCTGTCAAGAACTTGAGTCAGGGCCCACGGTCTTTGACCTCCAGCAACAGTTTAGCAGTAAACACCACCACACTGACCTCTTCAAGCAACCCCCCAGGGAACACCAGTGTCCCAGAACTGCTGGCTTCAATCAAAGTGGAACCAGACTTACCTCCTGGCCCTGAAGCTGTCAGGCAGCAAAAACAAAGCAGAGAGGTGCCCCGGCCTGTGTTCTCCAGTCCTCCAGAAAAGCACAGTCGTCAGAGAGACACAGGGCTCAATGCAGGGACTGGCAACTTTTATTTG